In Geopsychrobacter electrodiphilus DSM 16401, a single window of DNA contains:
- the gspE gene encoding type II secretion system ATPase GspE, whose product MSNWLKLGEILLQDEVLSAQNIEDALQRQAQDQQRLGQILMNHFGLSKNALTSALARQFGLSYLPQLKMAGATELLGRLPLEYVREECIFPLEISKTYLRLAMADPTNSTPINDLAALTGCHIEICLAPEEEILNAINRAYAEQAGDSANLTPDLEGGDSDLAATLGPTDLLDSSDEAPIIRFVNGLIARASRERASDIHLEPFETEMIIRYRIDGVLYEVLRPPQKARAAIISRIKIIAGLNIAEKRLPQDGRFRVRIAGRDVDIRVSSLPTAFGERLVLRLLEKSSSVIELSAIGLDEQLQQQIDRLIHQPHGIFLVTGPTGSGKTTTLYAALSRLNDRSKNIITVEDPIEYQLNGVGQIQVNSKIELTFAAGLRSILRQDPDIIMVGEIRDSETAEIAVQSALTGHMVFSTLHTNDAAGALTRLLDMKIEPFLVSSAVTGILAQRLVRKLCPDCRSSYSPSEEMIRHFAGMLPSEDEVKFFRSVGCDSCQQIGYRGRTGIYELLLLTDEIREMLMSGADASRIRQAAQRAGMRSLRQDGLQKALTGETSLEEILRVTQIDN is encoded by the coding sequence ATGAGTAATTGGCTGAAATTGGGCGAGATCCTGCTGCAGGATGAGGTTCTCTCTGCCCAAAACATCGAAGACGCTTTACAGCGTCAAGCACAGGATCAGCAGCGCCTTGGCCAGATCCTGATGAACCATTTCGGCCTGAGCAAGAATGCCCTCACCAGTGCGCTGGCCCGGCAGTTTGGCCTGAGTTATCTGCCCCAGTTAAAAATGGCGGGAGCGACTGAGTTGCTGGGCCGTTTACCCCTTGAATATGTCCGGGAAGAATGCATTTTCCCTCTTGAAATTTCAAAAACTTACTTACGCCTGGCGATGGCCGATCCAACCAACAGCACCCCGATCAACGACCTCGCGGCGCTCACTGGTTGTCACATTGAAATTTGTCTGGCCCCGGAAGAAGAGATCCTTAACGCGATCAACCGCGCCTATGCGGAACAGGCAGGAGATTCTGCCAATCTAACGCCGGACCTTGAGGGCGGCGACAGTGATCTGGCCGCGACCCTTGGGCCAACAGACCTGCTCGACAGCAGCGATGAGGCGCCGATCATCCGCTTCGTCAACGGCCTGATCGCGCGGGCCAGTCGTGAACGCGCCAGCGATATCCACCTGGAGCCTTTTGAAACCGAAATGATCATCCGCTATCGGATTGATGGCGTACTCTATGAAGTTCTACGGCCGCCTCAAAAGGCCCGGGCCGCGATCATTTCTCGCATCAAAATCATCGCGGGACTCAACATCGCCGAGAAACGCTTGCCACAGGATGGCCGTTTTCGCGTACGCATTGCCGGCCGCGACGTCGACATTCGCGTCTCCTCCCTGCCCACCGCCTTCGGCGAACGCCTGGTTTTGCGCCTGCTCGAAAAGAGTTCGAGCGTTATCGAACTCTCCGCCATCGGGCTCGACGAACAGTTGCAACAACAGATCGACCGCCTGATCCATCAGCCGCACGGGATCTTCCTCGTCACCGGACCAACCGGCTCGGGCAAAACCACCACCCTTTACGCCGCCCTCAGCCGTCTGAACGATCGCTCCAAAAATATCATCACGGTTGAAGATCCGATCGAATATCAGCTGAACGGCGTCGGCCAGATTCAGGTCAATTCCAAGATCGAGCTGACCTTTGCCGCCGGCCTGCGTTCGATTTTGCGCCAGGACCCTGATATCATCATGGTTGGCGAGATTCGTGACAGCGAAACCGCCGAAATTGCAGTTCAATCGGCGCTGACCGGCCACATGGTCTTTTCGACCCTGCATACCAACGATGCGGCCGGCGCCCTCACCCGTCTTCTCGACATGAAGATCGAACCTTTTCTGGTCTCCTCTGCAGTCACCGGGATTCTGGCACAGCGCCTGGTGCGCAAGCTCTGCCCTGATTGCCGCAGCAGCTACTCGCCGAGCGAGGAGATGATCCGCCACTTCGCCGGTATGCTGCCCAGCGAGGACGAGGTTAAATTTTTTCGCAGTGTGGGCTGTGACAGTTGTCAACAGATCGGTTATCGTGGTCGGACCGGGATCTACGAACTGCTGCTTTTGACCGATGAAATTCGCGAAATGCTGATGTCGGGGGCTGATGCCAGCAGAATCCGTCAAGCAGCCCAAAGAGCTGGCATGCGCAGCCTGCGTCAGGATGGCTTGCAAAAAGCACTAACCGGAGAGACCTCCCTGGAAGAGATCCTCAGGGTCACCCAGATCGATAACTGA